One Glutamicibacter halophytocola DNA segment encodes these proteins:
- a CDS encoding AMP-binding protein, which produces MAQEYRRAFAQATNDPATFWLQAAQDLQWDTVPQIAIDDSRKPLYSWFPDGKLNLSSNALDRHVAAGRADHTALIHDSAMLGSVVSYTYAQLLSEVETFAGVLAGRGVGMGDRVLIYLPMIPQAVIAMLACARLGAVHSVVFGGFAPKELAARITDCAPVAVVTASGGIEPSRRIEYLPAVAEALSLAEPAVKDVIVAHRDGFEHGLADYRNQPINGQQVNWLDWDEQAQQAAPAAAVPVPSTHPLYVLYTSGTTGASKKVVRDTGGYGTALQYSMNAIYDVHPGDTMFTASDVGWVVGHSYIVYAPLIAGATTVLYEGKPVGTPDAGVFGRIIEDHGVTTMFTAPTALRAVRKADPQGALIASHDLSTLRALFVAGERLDPDTFHFASDLLRIPVVDNWWQTETGWPIAANPLGLEALPAKAGSPTTPVPGFAVQIRDGLGEELPAGQEGNIVVRLPLPPGALTTLWGNDQRFIDTYLAQIEGCYLTGDSGFLDEDGYLFVMGRTDDVINVSGHRLSTGAIEQVLASHPAVAECAVIGLADALKGQRASGYVVLKSGVQIDGETLAREIVALVRRQIGAVADFREVTVVAALPKTRSGKILRKTMRQIADGKEYTVPSTIEDPAVLDELMPLLRAQA; this is translated from the coding sequence ATGGCACAGGAATACCGCCGGGCCTTCGCCCAGGCTACCAACGACCCCGCCACTTTCTGGCTGCAAGCGGCCCAGGATCTCCAATGGGACACGGTGCCGCAAATAGCCATCGACGATTCGCGCAAGCCGCTCTATTCCTGGTTCCCCGATGGCAAGCTCAACCTTTCCAGCAATGCGCTCGATCGGCATGTTGCCGCCGGCCGCGCAGATCACACCGCGCTGATCCATGATTCAGCGATGCTGGGCAGCGTCGTCAGCTACACCTACGCGCAGCTGCTGAGCGAAGTTGAAACCTTTGCCGGCGTATTGGCAGGGCGCGGGGTCGGCATGGGGGATCGGGTGCTGATCTACTTGCCGATGATCCCGCAGGCCGTGATCGCCATGCTCGCTTGCGCCCGGCTCGGTGCCGTGCATTCGGTGGTCTTTGGCGGTTTTGCCCCGAAGGAGCTGGCGGCGCGTATTACCGACTGCGCGCCGGTCGCGGTGGTCACCGCCTCCGGCGGCATCGAGCCAAGCAGGCGCATCGAATACCTGCCGGCGGTGGCTGAGGCGCTGTCCCTGGCGGAACCAGCCGTTAAGGACGTGATTGTGGCCCACCGCGATGGGTTCGAGCATGGCCTCGCCGACTACCGGAACCAGCCGATCAACGGCCAACAGGTCAATTGGCTGGACTGGGATGAGCAGGCGCAGCAGGCAGCACCCGCCGCGGCCGTGCCCGTGCCATCAACCCACCCGCTCTACGTGCTGTACACCTCGGGCACCACCGGGGCGTCGAAAAAAGTGGTCCGCGACACAGGTGGCTACGGCACGGCGCTGCAGTACTCGATGAACGCAATCTACGATGTGCATCCCGGGGACACCATGTTCACCGCCTCCGATGTCGGCTGGGTCGTAGGCCACTCCTACATTGTGTACGCGCCGCTGATCGCCGGCGCGACAACGGTGCTCTATGAAGGCAAGCCGGTGGGCACGCCGGATGCCGGAGTTTTTGGGCGCATTATCGAGGACCACGGGGTCACAACGATGTTCACCGCGCCAACTGCGTTGCGTGCCGTGCGCAAGGCGGATCCGCAGGGCGCGCTGATCGCCAGCCATGACTTGTCCACCCTGCGCGCGCTGTTTGTCGCCGGAGAGCGACTGGACCCCGATACCTTCCACTTCGCCTCCGATCTTCTGCGGATTCCCGTGGTGGATAACTGGTGGCAGACCGAGACCGGTTGGCCGATCGCCGCGAATCCGCTGGGGCTGGAAGCGCTGCCGGCCAAGGCGGGATCGCCCACCACCCCGGTGCCTGGTTTCGCGGTGCAGATTCGCGATGGCCTGGGCGAGGAGCTGCCAGCGGGCCAGGAGGGAAATATTGTTGTCCGCCTGCCATTGCCACCGGGTGCGTTGACCACGCTGTGGGGCAACGACCAGCGCTTTATCGATACGTACCTGGCGCAGATCGAGGGGTGCTACCTGACCGGGGACTCGGGGTTCCTGGATGAGGACGGCTACCTCTTCGTGATGGGCCGCACCGATGACGTGATCAACGTTTCCGGGCATCGGCTGTCCACCGGCGCCATCGAGCAGGTGCTGGCCAGCCATCCGGCGGTCGCGGAATGCGCCGTGATCGGCCTGGCCGATGCGCTCAAGGGGCAACGCGCCAGTGGCTATGTGGTGCTCAAATCCGGCGTTCAGATCGACGGCGAAACCTTGGCGCGGGAAATTGTCGCCCTGGTGCGCCGGCAGATCGGCGCCGTGGCGGACTTCCGCGAAGTCACGGTGGTTGCCGCGTTGCCGAAGACCCGTTCGGGCAAAATCCTGCGCAAGACCATGCGGCAGATTGCCGACGGCAAGGAGTACACCGTTCCATCCACCATCGAGGACCCCGCAGTGCTCGATGAATTGATGCCGCTGCTGCGCGCGCAAGCCTAG
- a CDS encoding response regulator, which translates to MTGPRIVPPAPSSSSEDIIVLVVDDEPETAASHAKYVNRVPGFATGAIANNGQEALSLLTRARNSGAAFDLVLLDMTLPDLHGIDVAKRMRGLGLTTDIIAITAVRDLAVVRSAVATGITQYLIKPFTFAAFSEKLENHRRFISTMRSTGPDTSQAALDTAFSALRTSTASASLPKGLIPETLAQISEHLARQAERCFSATELGEELGISRVTARRYLEHLFETRAVLKQPRHGTRGRPEYEYRAAPRS; encoded by the coding sequence ATGACAGGTCCCCGCATCGTCCCACCCGCCCCGTCTTCAAGCAGCGAGGACATCATTGTGCTCGTGGTCGACGACGAGCCCGAAACCGCGGCATCCCACGCCAAGTACGTTAATCGGGTCCCCGGATTCGCGACCGGCGCGATCGCCAACAACGGGCAAGAAGCATTGTCCCTGCTCACACGCGCCCGGAATTCAGGGGCTGCCTTCGATCTGGTCCTCCTGGACATGACCTTGCCCGATTTGCACGGGATCGACGTGGCCAAGCGGATGCGCGGGTTGGGCCTGACCACCGACATCATCGCCATCACCGCGGTCCGCGATCTTGCCGTGGTCCGCTCCGCTGTCGCCACCGGCATCACCCAGTACCTCATCAAGCCCTTCACCTTTGCGGCCTTCAGCGAGAAGCTTGAAAATCACCGCCGCTTCATCTCCACCATGCGGTCCACCGGGCCGGACACCAGCCAGGCCGCCTTGGACACCGCCTTTTCCGCGCTGCGCACATCTACCGCTTCCGCTTCCCTGCCCAAGGGCCTGATCCCGGAGACCTTGGCACAGATCAGCGAGCATCTGGCCCGGCAGGCCGAACGCTGCTTTTCAGCCACCGAACTGGGCGAAGAACTAGGCATCTCGCGGGTCACCGCTCGGCGCTACCTGGAGCACCTGTTCGAAACCAGGGCAGTGCTCAAACAACCGCGGCATGGCACCAGGGGCCGCCCGGAATATGAATACCGGGCAGCTCCTCGAAGCTAG
- a CDS encoding sensor histidine kinase: MTDHFTDLSSPREAQNDAIPAPLSRNGWSFAVLIFAAQMLVVILVVIGMAVSTYQQQARVILDDKQATVATISITLANDPFVGNALAGDHPSELLQPYTNKILDRGQGVDFISIMTPDTKRVTHPNPERIGQNYAGSTKQALAGQTYNEVALGTLGRSVRTIAPVYHDGKLVGLVATGITLENLQTIYRSELPQILLVSALALILAGFTSWCFSRYVNQATLGFGPHGLRRLYAFYFSALHSVREGLVLLDRRHRIVLYNQEAAKLLDLPDEVPPHGLDLDQVQMPETLRTLMATGRSCKDEIHLGARSVLSISQGPARLTNAGLPRRGGAPRRWLGVQPLTGQVLTLRDLTEVQELAGEVQSLKTFSTALRAQTHEHANRLHTIATLIENGQNERALAFAVDDRQHSQKLTDAIVHSIDDAYLSSLLVAKAAQAHERGVKLDITAQGFIPADAVAASDMVTIVGNLLDNALDVSAGTRESTVWVEVTAGHGELIISVADSGPGIEPEFLDQLLRFGVSTKKGAQPRGLGLALVQQAVLRLGGTMNVDNDAGAIFTVTLPLESSS, from the coding sequence ATGACAGACCACTTCACGGACCTGTCCTCGCCCCGCGAGGCTCAGAACGATGCAATCCCCGCTCCCCTGAGCCGCAACGGCTGGTCTTTTGCGGTGCTGATCTTCGCCGCGCAGATGCTCGTGGTCATTTTGGTGGTCATTGGAATGGCGGTCTCCACCTACCAGCAACAGGCCCGGGTCATCCTCGACGACAAGCAAGCCACCGTTGCCACGATCTCCATTACGCTGGCCAACGACCCTTTCGTGGGCAACGCGCTGGCCGGGGATCACCCCTCGGAACTGCTGCAGCCCTACACCAACAAGATCCTGGACCGCGGCCAAGGTGTCGATTTCATTTCGATCATGACCCCGGACACCAAGCGCGTCACCCACCCCAATCCCGAGCGGATTGGCCAGAACTATGCAGGTTCGACCAAGCAGGCGCTCGCCGGCCAGACCTATAACGAGGTGGCGCTGGGAACCCTGGGACGCTCGGTGCGGACCATTGCGCCGGTGTACCACGACGGAAAGCTTGTCGGGCTGGTGGCCACCGGAATCACCCTGGAAAACCTGCAGACGATTTACCGCAGCGAGCTGCCGCAAATCCTGCTGGTTTCCGCACTCGCCCTGATCCTGGCCGGCTTCACCTCGTGGTGCTTCTCGCGCTACGTCAACCAGGCGACCTTGGGCTTCGGCCCGCATGGCCTGCGCCGGCTCTACGCCTTCTATTTCTCCGCGCTGCATTCGGTGCGCGAAGGGCTGGTGCTGCTCGATCGGCGGCATCGGATCGTGCTCTATAACCAAGAGGCCGCGAAATTGCTGGATTTGCCCGATGAGGTACCGCCTCATGGCCTGGATCTCGACCAGGTCCAGATGCCCGAAACCCTGCGCACGCTCATGGCCACCGGCCGCAGCTGCAAAGACGAAATCCATCTGGGAGCCCGCAGCGTACTGTCCATTTCCCAAGGTCCCGCACGCTTGACCAACGCGGGATTGCCCCGGAGAGGCGGCGCTCCCCGGCGCTGGCTTGGCGTGCAGCCGCTCACCGGCCAGGTTCTGACCTTGCGCGACCTCACCGAGGTGCAGGAACTGGCCGGCGAGGTCCAGTCGCTGAAAACCTTCTCCACCGCCCTGCGAGCGCAAACCCATGAGCATGCCAACCGGCTGCACACCATCGCCACGCTGATAGAAAATGGCCAGAACGAGCGGGCCTTGGCCTTTGCGGTGGACGACCGGCAGCATTCGCAAAAGCTTACCGATGCCATCGTGCATTCCATCGATGACGCCTACCTTTCCAGCCTGCTGGTGGCCAAAGCCGCCCAAGCCCATGAGCGCGGGGTCAAGCTGGATATCACCGCGCAGGGATTCATCCCTGCCGATGCGGTGGCAGCCAGCGATATGGTCACCATCGTGGGCAACCTCTTGGACAATGCCTTGGATGTTTCCGCCGGCACCAGGGAATCCACCGTCTGGGTGGAGGTCACCGCGGGGCATGGGGAGCTGATCATATCCGTGGCCGATTCCGGGCCCGGCATTGAACCGGAATTCCTCGACCAGCTGCTGCGTTTCGGGGTGAGCACCAAAAAGGGGGCACAGCCGCGCGGTCTGGGCTTGGCCCTGGTGCAGCAGGCCGTGCTGCGCCTAGGTGGCACAATGAATGTTGACAATGATGCCGGGGCGATCTTCACCGTGACCCTTCCGCTAGAGTCCAGCAGCTAG
- a CDS encoding cation:dicarboxylate symporter family transporter: MTVTDDMKPGGNSAQAGTKKKDKTHWLYIMVIAAVVLGAAVGLLAPDLGKALKPLGTGFVALIKMLIAPVIFCTIALGVGSIAKAATVGKVGGLALLYFITMSTFALAIGLVVGNIIHPGSGLKLEPYEASTGGGDNATVAFLLELIPGDIPVLPTLVLALLVGFALQSMGKAGEPVLNGIKHIQAVVFRLMMMIMWVAPIGAFGAIAAVVGATGWAAIGSMAILMGAFYLTCALFIVVILGTLLRVVTGLNIFLLLKYLAREYLLIFSTSSSESALPRLIAKMEHAGVSKPVVGITVPTGYSFNLDGTAIYLTMAALFVSTAMGMPMNLGEQVGLLVFMIVASKGAAGVTGAGLATLAAGLQSHRPELLDGMGVIVGIDKFMSEARALTNFTGNAVATLLIGKWTREIDMDQAKAVLAGNRPFDETSVEGH, from the coding sequence ATGACTGTCACTGACGACATGAAGCCGGGCGGCAACTCAGCCCAGGCCGGAACGAAGAAAAAAGACAAGACCCACTGGCTGTACATCATGGTGATTGCCGCCGTGGTGCTCGGCGCAGCGGTCGGACTGCTCGCCCCGGACCTCGGCAAGGCGCTCAAGCCCCTGGGCACCGGTTTTGTGGCATTGATCAAGATGCTGATCGCCCCGGTGATCTTCTGCACCATCGCCCTCGGCGTCGGCTCCATCGCCAAGGCCGCCACGGTCGGCAAGGTCGGCGGCCTGGCGCTGCTGTACTTCATCACCATGTCCACCTTCGCCCTGGCCATCGGCCTGGTCGTCGGCAACATCATCCACCCCGGATCCGGACTGAAGCTCGAGCCTTATGAGGCGAGCACCGGCGGGGGAGACAACGCCACCGTCGCCTTCCTGCTGGAACTGATCCCGGGCGACATCCCGGTGCTGCCAACCCTGGTGCTGGCCCTGCTGGTCGGCTTCGCGCTGCAGTCCATGGGCAAGGCCGGCGAGCCGGTGCTCAACGGCATCAAGCACATCCAGGCCGTGGTCTTCCGCTTGATGATGATGATCATGTGGGTTGCCCCGATTGGTGCCTTCGGCGCCATTGCCGCAGTGGTCGGTGCCACCGGTTGGGCCGCCATCGGCTCCATGGCGATCCTGATGGGCGCCTTCTACCTGACCTGCGCCCTGTTCATCGTCGTCATCCTTGGCACCTTGCTGCGCGTGGTGACCGGTCTGAACATCTTCTTGCTGCTCAAGTACCTGGCTCGCGAATACCTGCTGATCTTCTCCACCAGCTCCTCCGAGTCGGCCCTGCCGCGCCTGATCGCCAAGATGGAGCATGCCGGTGTTTCGAAGCCGGTCGTCGGCATCACCGTGCCAACCGGCTACTCCTTCAACCTTGACGGCACCGCGATCTACCTGACCATGGCTGCCCTGTTCGTTTCGACCGCCATGGGCATGCCGATGAACCTGGGCGAGCAGGTCGGCCTGCTGGTCTTCATGATCGTCGCTTCCAAGGGCGCCGCCGGCGTGACCGGTGCAGGCCTGGCCACCTTGGCCGCCGGGCTGCAGTCGCACCGTCCGGAACTGCTGGACGGCATGGGCGTGATCGTGGGCATCGACAAGTTCATGTCCGAAGCCCGCGCGCTGACCAACTTCACCGGCAACGCCGTGGCCACCTTGCTGATCGGCAAGTGGACCAGGGAAATTGACATGGACCAGGCGAAGGCCGTGCTGGCCGGCAACCGTCCGTTCGACGAAACCAGCGTCGAGGGCCACTAG
- a CDS encoding GDSL-type esterase/lipase family protein: protein MGAALRVCFVGDSFVAGVGDETHRGWAGRLIARGIERGYALTGYNLGVRGDTSAMIRQRFEAECAARFPPGDHAVGVVFSFGVNDVIRWGAKPRVAVEDRIPNLAAILGAAGERNWPILIIGPPAIADDALNAELLELDAQMRAFCRSQMVSYLGVHEDLAGNDLWRREVAADDGAHPRAAGYDLLAGRAGGAWDAWLQDVAARLEP, encoded by the coding sequence ATGGGTGCAGCGCTGCGAGTGTGCTTCGTCGGGGATTCATTTGTCGCGGGAGTCGGCGATGAAACCCACCGCGGATGGGCAGGACGGCTGATCGCCCGGGGAATCGAACGCGGCTACGCGCTCACCGGCTACAACCTCGGGGTGCGCGGCGATACCAGCGCCATGATCAGGCAGCGATTCGAAGCTGAATGCGCTGCGCGTTTTCCGCCAGGGGACCATGCGGTGGGCGTGGTGTTTTCCTTCGGCGTCAACGACGTCATCCGCTGGGGAGCGAAGCCACGGGTGGCAGTCGAAGATCGGATCCCCAACCTCGCGGCAATCCTGGGTGCGGCCGGGGAACGGAACTGGCCGATATTGATCATCGGGCCGCCAGCGATCGCCGATGATGCCTTGAACGCGGAGCTGCTTGAGTTGGACGCGCAGATGCGGGCATTCTGCCGCTCGCAGATGGTGTCGTATCTGGGCGTCCACGAAGACCTGGCCGGCAATGACCTGTGGCGCCGTGAAGTAGCTGCCGATGACGGGGCGCATCCACGCGCCGCAGGATACGACTTGCTGGCCGGTCGGGCCGGCGGGGCCTGGGATGCCTGGCTTCAGGATGTGGCAGCTAGGCTGGAGCCATGA
- a CDS encoding VOC family protein produces MFTGMLGNCTVSDVARAEHWYARLFGRSPDQRPMDGLLEWHLAPGYGVQVYCEPERAGHSTLVLEVADLDAQASRLLESGIEHHGPQPGGGARILQLQDPDGNRIVLASPLTGLAR; encoded by the coding sequence ATGTTCACGGGAATGCTCGGCAATTGCACGGTATCGGATGTGGCCCGCGCCGAGCACTGGTATGCCCGGCTCTTTGGCAGATCCCCCGATCAGCGGCCCATGGACGGATTGCTCGAATGGCATCTGGCCCCGGGCTACGGCGTCCAGGTGTACTGCGAACCCGAACGCGCCGGGCACAGCACCCTGGTCTTGGAAGTTGCCGATCTCGACGCCCAGGCGTCGCGACTGCTGGAATCGGGCATCGAGCACCACGGGCCGCAGCCCGGCGGCGGGGCGCGAATCCTGCAGCTTCAGGATCCCGACGGCAACCGGATAGTGCTCGCCTCCCCATTGACCGGCCTCGCGCGCTGA
- a CDS encoding TIGR03086 family metal-binding protein, which yields MNKESRTMLASLEHSLQLGGRLVENIAGTQWNAPTPCSDWTVRKLLEHVVGMNLVFAAMLSGQRPPSRDADVLGEDPARAYTRSAQLLLAAFGAPGVLEQSFQSPMGTATGFERLQIRSYDLLAHLWDLAQATGQVLEDDPVLESSAQQAWEFARGQLADSPRSGRFDPPQPVSDEAPALDQLAAFLGRPVPWTPHR from the coding sequence ATGAACAAGGAATCCCGGACCATGCTCGCTTCCCTGGAGCACTCGTTGCAGCTCGGCGGCCGGCTCGTCGAGAACATTGCAGGCACGCAGTGGAACGCGCCCACGCCGTGCAGCGATTGGACGGTGCGCAAGCTGCTCGAGCATGTGGTGGGCATGAATCTGGTCTTTGCCGCCATGCTGTCCGGGCAGCGCCCGCCCTCTCGCGATGCCGATGTGCTGGGCGAGGATCCGGCCAGAGCCTACACCCGCTCAGCGCAGCTGCTGCTGGCCGCCTTTGGTGCCCCGGGGGTGCTTGAACAAAGCTTCCAGAGCCCGATGGGCACGGCCACCGGCTTCGAGCGGCTGCAGATCCGCAGCTACGATTTGCTCGCCCACCTCTGGGATCTGGCCCAAGCCACCGGGCAGGTGCTGGAGGATGATCCCGTGCTGGAATCCTCAGCGCAGCAGGCATGGGAATTCGCCCGCGGGCAGCTCGCTGATTCTCCGCGCTCCGGGCGCTTCGATCCACCGCAACCGGTCAGCGACGAGGCGCCGGCGCTGGACCAGCTCGCGGCGTTCCTCGGCCGGCCAGTGCCGTGGACCCCACACCGATAA
- a CDS encoding ParA family protein: MSEEQGNKHRGAGMLKEPRPMGPTGKPLTDFPVPAPLPSHGPARVIAMVNQKGGVGKTTSTINLAAALAEYGRKVLLVDFDPQGALSAGFGTNPHEMDITVYNVLMDRQVKITDAILHTDVENIDLLPANIDLSAAEVQLVNEVAREQVLERALRHVIDDYDVVLIDCQPSLGLLTINALTAAHGVIIPLTAEFFALRAVALLMETIDKVKDRLNQVLELDGVVATMYDARTLHSREVITRLDEAFGDKLFETVIKRTIKFADANVAAEPITTYAANHPGAEAYRNLARELIWRGGAP; encoded by the coding sequence GTGAGCGAGGAACAGGGAAATAAGCACCGCGGGGCGGGGATGCTCAAGGAGCCTCGTCCGATGGGTCCAACTGGCAAGCCATTGACAGATTTCCCGGTGCCAGCACCGTTGCCTTCGCACGGCCCAGCACGCGTGATCGCCATGGTGAACCAGAAGGGTGGCGTCGGCAAGACCACCTCCACCATCAACCTGGCCGCGGCGCTCGCCGAGTACGGCCGCAAGGTGCTGCTGGTGGACTTCGACCCGCAGGGCGCATTGTCCGCCGGCTTCGGCACCAACCCGCATGAAATGGACATCACCGTCTACAACGTGCTGATGGACCGCCAGGTGAAAATCACGGACGCGATCTTGCACACCGATGTGGAAAACATCGACCTGTTGCCAGCGAACATCGACCTGTCGGCCGCTGAAGTGCAACTGGTCAACGAGGTCGCGCGCGAGCAGGTTCTCGAGCGCGCGCTGCGCCACGTGATCGACGACTACGACGTAGTGCTGATCGACTGCCAGCCATCGCTGGGCCTGCTGACCATCAATGCGCTGACCGCAGCCCATGGCGTGATCATCCCGTTGACTGCAGAATTTTTCGCCCTGCGTGCCGTGGCCCTGCTGATGGAAACCATCGACAAGGTCAAGGACCGGCTGAACCAGGTCTTGGAGCTCGACGGCGTGGTGGCCACCATGTACGACGCGCGCACCCTGCACAGCCGCGAAGTGATCACCCGCCTGGACGAGGCCTTCGGCGACAAGCTCTTTGAAACGGTGATCAAGCGAACCATTAAATTCGCCGATGCCAACGTGGCTGCCGAGCCGATTACCACCTATGCGGCCAACCACCCCGGTGCCGAGGCCTACCGCAATCTGGCGCGCGAATTGATTTGGCGCGGTGGCGCCCCGTAA
- a CDS encoding segregation and condensation protein A has product MSTTLTEQTANDSAEPAAAEQESSGGFRLALDNFNGPFDVLLHLITQRELDITEVALAEVTDEFIAYLRELQASVAEGNDGMKVLDETTEFLVVASTLLDLKAARLLPRGEMADEEDFELLEARDLLFARLLQYKAFKQAAEFLGERYEAEGSRHPREVSLEPQFASLLPELIFSIGPDALAALAASALAPKPEPITEVGIGHLHGANVTIADEAESITALLQERGPLDFRELVADASVHLVVVVRFLALLEMFRQRAISFEQEDPLGPLRIALASESSFDAQAVQDEYEGSGGEVNHE; this is encoded by the coding sequence ATGAGCACCACGCTCACCGAGCAAACCGCCAACGATTCCGCCGAGCCAGCAGCAGCTGAGCAGGAATCGTCTGGCGGTTTTCGCCTTGCCCTGGACAATTTCAACGGGCCCTTTGACGTGCTTCTGCACCTGATCACCCAGCGCGAGCTGGACATCACCGAAGTGGCCTTGGCGGAAGTGACCGACGAATTCATTGCCTACCTGCGTGAGCTGCAGGCCAGCGTCGCCGAAGGCAATGACGGGATGAAGGTGCTCGATGAGACCACCGAATTCCTGGTGGTTGCCTCCACCCTGCTGGATCTGAAAGCGGCCCGCTTGCTGCCGCGCGGGGAAATGGCTGATGAAGAGGACTTCGAGCTGCTCGAAGCCAGGGACCTGCTCTTTGCCCGGCTATTGCAGTACAAGGCGTTCAAGCAGGCCGCCGAATTCCTGGGCGAGCGCTACGAGGCTGAAGGTTCGCGCCATCCGCGCGAGGTCTCCCTGGAACCGCAGTTTGCCTCCCTGCTGCCTGAATTGATTTTCAGCATTGGCCCCGACGCCCTGGCAGCCTTGGCGGCCAGCGCTTTGGCGCCGAAGCCGGAGCCGATCACCGAGGTGGGAATCGGCCACTTGCATGGGGCCAATGTCACGATTGCCGATGAAGCCGAGTCCATCACCGCCCTGCTGCAGGAGCGCGGACCGCTGGACTTCCGCGAACTGGTCGCCGACGCTTCAGTTCATCTGGTGGTTGTGGTGCGTTTTCTGGCATTGTTGGAGATGTTCCGGCAACGAGCGATCAGCTTTGAGCAAGAAGACCCGCTCGGCCCGCTGCGGATCGCCCTGGCTTCGGAGTCCTCCTTCGATGCCCAAGCAGTACAAGACGAGTATGAGGGGAGCGGTGGTGAGGTGAATCATGAGTGA
- the scpB gene encoding SMC-Scp complex subunit ScpB: MSEIAPIDQLPGGLESGLEAVLMVADIPVSSGRLAEIFQVPAARVAEALEKLATEYDGKDRPRGFELRRVASGWRFYTRSDYADFVSSFVLDGQSARLSQAALETLAVIAYRQPVSRGRISAIRGVNVDSVVRTLLTRGLITEYPETGDGGATLYQTTEYFLERLGLGSLDELPALSPYLPGVADLESLDSATYDD, translated from the coding sequence ATGAGTGAGATTGCACCCATTGACCAGCTGCCAGGAGGCCTGGAATCGGGCCTGGAAGCGGTGCTCATGGTCGCGGATATCCCCGTCAGCTCGGGGCGTTTGGCCGAAATCTTCCAGGTGCCGGCAGCGCGAGTTGCCGAAGCTTTGGAGAAACTGGCAACCGAGTATGATGGAAAGGATCGCCCGCGCGGATTTGAACTGCGTCGTGTCGCCTCCGGGTGGCGTTTCTATACGCGCAGCGATTACGCCGATTTCGTCTCCAGCTTTGTGCTCGACGGGCAGAGCGCGCGCTTGTCGCAGGCCGCCTTGGAAACCCTGGCTGTCATCGCTTACCGTCAGCCGGTCTCGCGTGGACGTATTTCGGCGATTCGAGGTGTAAACGTCGATTCTGTGGTGCGCACATTGCTCACCCGCGGATTGATCACGGAGTATCCGGAAACTGGCGATGGCGGTGCAACGCTGTACCAGACCACTGAATACTTCCTGGAACGACTGGGATTGGGCTCGCTAGATGAGTTGCCTGCGCTATCCCCGTATCTTCCTGGGGTGGCCGATCTTGAATCGCTCGATTCGGCAACCTACGACGACTAA
- a CDS encoding pseudouridine synthase, which translates to MSRGSSSGRTPRGNNSNFGGKPAGGRGKQQGGKSFGEKPHDKSASGKPGAKSNSAKRNTSAPRKNSERAFGKERFGNSVPTNYARPTQRARAQARAESQASREINGEQQDGIRLQKAMANAGVASRRVCEEMILEGRVEVNGNLVVELGSRVDPAKDSIHVDGMRIQTNQANRYFVFNKPKHVMCTMDDPEGRRTIADYFKNEHHSLRLFHVGRLDYKTEGVLILTNDGELANRLQHPKYEVPKTYLVQIPGPLPRAVSNQLREGIKLEDGWIKVDDLKIIATTPKHVMVEVTLHSGRNRIVRRMFDAVGHPVQRLVRVAVGPILLGDQKQGTIRSLGNQEVGHLMAMVGM; encoded by the coding sequence ATGAGCAGGGGATCATCCTCCGGCCGCACACCACGCGGCAACAATTCCAATTTTGGCGGCAAGCCAGCAGGCGGACGCGGCAAGCAGCAGGGCGGCAAGTCCTTCGGCGAGAAGCCCCATGACAAGTCGGCCTCGGGCAAGCCGGGCGCCAAGTCGAATTCGGCCAAGCGCAACACCTCGGCCCCGCGCAAGAATTCCGAGCGCGCCTTCGGCAAGGAGCGCTTCGGCAACTCCGTGCCCACCAACTACGCGCGCCCGACCCAGCGCGCCCGCGCCCAGGCCCGTGCCGAGAGCCAGGCCTCCCGCGAAATCAACGGCGAGCAGCAGGACGGCATCCGCCTGCAGAAGGCCATGGCCAACGCCGGCGTCGCATCGCGCCGCGTCTGCGAGGAAATGATCCTCGAAGGCCGCGTCGAGGTCAACGGCAACCTGGTGGTCGAGCTGGGCTCCCGCGTGGATCCTGCCAAGGATTCCATCCACGTCGACGGCATGCGCATCCAGACGAACCAGGCCAACCGCTACTTCGTCTTCAACAAGCCGAAGCACGTGATGTGCACGATGGATGACCCCGAGGGCCGCCGCACCATCGCCGACTACTTCAAGAACGAGCACCACTCGCTGCGCCTGTTCCACGTCGGACGCCTGGACTACAAGACCGAGGGCGTGCTGATCCTGACCAACGACGGGGAGCTGGCCAACCGCCTGCAGCACCCGAAGTACGAGGTCCCCAAGACCTACCTGGTGCAGATTCCTGGGCCATTGCCACGCGCGGTGAGCAACCAGCTGCGCGAGGGCATCAAGCTGGAAGACGGCTGGATCAAGGTCGATGACCTGAAGATCATCGCCACCACCCCGAAGCATGTCATGGTCGAGGTCACCTTGCACTCGGGCCGCAACCGCATTGTGCGCCGCATGTTCGACGCCGTGGGCCACCCGGTCCAGCGCCTGGTGCGTGTCGCCGTGGGACCGATCCTGCTCGGCGACCAGAAACAGGGCACCATCCGCTCCCTGGGCAACCAGGAAGTCGGGCATCTGATGGCCATGGTGGGGATGTAG